One genomic region from Opisthocomus hoazin isolate bOpiHoa1 chromosome Z, bOpiHoa1.hap1, whole genome shotgun sequence encodes:
- the SYT4 gene encoding synaptotagmin-4 isoform X2 → MAPIAASRQQFDEIPTVVGIFSAFGLVFSVSLFAWICCQRKSSKSNKTPPYKFVHVLKGVDIYPENLNSKKKFGADDKSEAKNKSAMPKNSLHLDLEKRDLNGNFPKTTPKIQSSPDLENLSPKHFVERKKDSVSPDSLKSITSLSSEDKQDKLGTLFLSLEYNFEKKAFVVNIKEARGLPAMDEQSMTSDPYIKMTILPEKKHKVKTRVLRKTLDPAFDETFTFYGIPYSQIQDLTLHFMILSFDRFSRDDIIGEVLIPLAGTELSEGRLLMDREIIKRNKSSGRGELLISLCYQSTTNTLTVVVLKARHLPKSDVSGLSDPYVKVNLYHAKKRISKKKTHVKKCTPNAVFNELFVFDIPCEGLDDISIEFLVLDSDRGSRNEIIGRLTLGSSAEGTGGEHWKEICEYPRRQIAKWHMLCDG, encoded by the exons ATGAAATTCCTACAGTGGTTGGGATCTTTAGTGCATTTGGCCTTGTCTTCTCTGTCTCCCTTTTTGCTTGGATTTGCTGCCAGCGTAAATCTTCCAAATCCAATAAGACCCCTCCGTATAAGTTTGTCCATGTTCTGAAAGGGGTTGATATTTACCCTGAGAATCTCAACAGTAAGAAGAAGTTTGGAGCAGATGACAAAAGTGAAGCAAAGAATAAATCAGCGATGCCAAAGAATTCTCTCCATCTTGACCTGGAGAAGAGAGATCTAAATGGCAACTTCCCCAAAACAACCCCTAAAATCCAGAGCTCTCCAGATCTTGAAAATTTGTCTCCTAAGCACTTTgtagaaaggaagaaagattCAGTATCCCCTGACAGTTTAAAATCCATTACTTCCTTGTCATCTGAAGATAAACAAGACAAGCTAGGaactctctttctctccttagAGTACAACTTTGAGAAAAAGGCATTTGTAGTGAACATCAAAGAAGCACGTGGGCTTCCAGCAATGGATGAACAGTCAATGACTTCTGATCCCTACATCAAAATGACAATCCTACCTGAGAAAAAACACAAGGTGAAAACCAGAGTGCTGAGAAAAACCTTAGATCCAGCTTTTGATGAGACCTTCACGTTTTATGGGATCCCCTATAGCCAAATTCAAGACTTAACACTTCACTTTATGATCTTGAGCTTTGACAGGTTTTCCAGAGATGATATCATTGGAGAAGTCCTCATTCCTCTCGCAGGAACTGAATTGTCAGAAGGAAGGCTGCTAATGGACAGAGAGATCATCAAAAGAAAT AAATCATCTGGACGTGGAGAATTACTGATCTCTCTCTGTTATCAGTCTACAACAAACACGCTCACCGTGGTTGTTTTAAAAGCCAGGCATCTACCTAAATCTGATGTGTCAGGATTATCAG aCCCTTATGTCAAAGTGAACCTATATCATGCTAAGAAGAGaatttctaaaaagaaaacccaTGTGAAGAAATGCACCCCCAATGCAGTGTTCAATGAATTGTTTGTCTTTGACATTCCTTGCGAGGGCCTTGATGATATCAGCATTGAATTTTTGGTTTTAGATTCAGATAGAGGGTCAAGGAATGAAATCATTGGCCGGTTAACACTGGGATCTTCAGCAGAAGGAACAGGTGGAGAGCACTGGAAAGAAATTTGTGAATATCCTAGGAGACAAATTGCCAAATGGCATATGTTGTGTGATGGTTAG
- the SYT4 gene encoding synaptotagmin-4 isoform X1 codes for MAPIAASRQQFDEIPTVVGIFSAFGLVFSVSLFAWICCQRKSSKSNKTPPYKFVHVLKGVDIYPENLNSKKKFGADDKSEAKNKSAMPKNSLHLDLEKRDLNGNFPKTTPKIQSSPDLENLSPKHFVERKKDSVSPDSLKSITSLSSEDKQDKLGTLFLSLEYNFEKKAFVVNIKEARGLPAMDEQSMTSDPYIKMTILPEKKHKVKTRVLRKTLDPAFDETFTFYGIPYSQIQDLTLHFMILSFDRFSRDDIIGEVLIPLAGTELSEGRLLMDREIIKRNVRKSSGRGELLISLCYQSTTNTLTVVVLKARHLPKSDVSGLSDPYVKVNLYHAKKRISKKKTHVKKCTPNAVFNELFVFDIPCEGLDDISIEFLVLDSDRGSRNEIIGRLTLGSSAEGTGGEHWKEICEYPRRQIAKWHMLCDG; via the exons ATGAAATTCCTACAGTGGTTGGGATCTTTAGTGCATTTGGCCTTGTCTTCTCTGTCTCCCTTTTTGCTTGGATTTGCTGCCAGCGTAAATCTTCCAAATCCAATAAGACCCCTCCGTATAAGTTTGTCCATGTTCTGAAAGGGGTTGATATTTACCCTGAGAATCTCAACAGTAAGAAGAAGTTTGGAGCAGATGACAAAAGTGAAGCAAAGAATAAATCAGCGATGCCAAAGAATTCTCTCCATCTTGACCTGGAGAAGAGAGATCTAAATGGCAACTTCCCCAAAACAACCCCTAAAATCCAGAGCTCTCCAGATCTTGAAAATTTGTCTCCTAAGCACTTTgtagaaaggaagaaagattCAGTATCCCCTGACAGTTTAAAATCCATTACTTCCTTGTCATCTGAAGATAAACAAGACAAGCTAGGaactctctttctctccttagAGTACAACTTTGAGAAAAAGGCATTTGTAGTGAACATCAAAGAAGCACGTGGGCTTCCAGCAATGGATGAACAGTCAATGACTTCTGATCCCTACATCAAAATGACAATCCTACCTGAGAAAAAACACAAGGTGAAAACCAGAGTGCTGAGAAAAACCTTAGATCCAGCTTTTGATGAGACCTTCACGTTTTATGGGATCCCCTATAGCCAAATTCAAGACTTAACACTTCACTTTATGATCTTGAGCTTTGACAGGTTTTCCAGAGATGATATCATTGGAGAAGTCCTCATTCCTCTCGCAGGAACTGAATTGTCAGAAGGAAGGCTGCTAATGGACAGAGAGATCATCAAAAGAAATGTTAGG AAATCATCTGGACGTGGAGAATTACTGATCTCTCTCTGTTATCAGTCTACAACAAACACGCTCACCGTGGTTGTTTTAAAAGCCAGGCATCTACCTAAATCTGATGTGTCAGGATTATCAG aCCCTTATGTCAAAGTGAACCTATATCATGCTAAGAAGAGaatttctaaaaagaaaacccaTGTGAAGAAATGCACCCCCAATGCAGTGTTCAATGAATTGTTTGTCTTTGACATTCCTTGCGAGGGCCTTGATGATATCAGCATTGAATTTTTGGTTTTAGATTCAGATAGAGGGTCAAGGAATGAAATCATTGGCCGGTTAACACTGGGATCTTCAGCAGAAGGAACAGGTGGAGAGCACTGGAAAGAAATTTGTGAATATCCTAGGAGACAAATTGCCAAATGGCATATGTTGTGTGATGGTTAG